The Chitinophagales bacterium region CAACACTTTAAGAGTAGAAGAGTCATTCATACAACTAATCGTAATTTAATTGAACCGTATTGAACCAATAGGCTTCTATTAACTTAATAACGCGGGCGAAGTCATCAAAATCAACAGGTTTCAGGATATAGCAATTAGCATGCAGACTGTATGCTTTGGAGATGTCGTGGTCGGCATCGGAAGTGGTTAATACTATTACGGGTGTTTTTTTGAGGTGGGTATCGGTTTTTACTTCCTTCAATACCTCTATTCCATTTTTCTTGGGTAGGTTTAAATCGAGCAACACAATATCCGGCTTAGAAGAGTCGCTGAAGCGTCCTCGTTTAAATAAGAAATCGAGCGCCATTTCTCCATCGGTAACTACATCCATTTGAATATCTAAAGAGCTTTCTTTAAATGCTTCTTGTGTAAGGCGAATATCGCCCGGGTTATCCTCTACCAGCAGTATTCGTGGTTTCTCTTTGGTATTTCTAAGTAAGTCCATGTTTGAGGGAAATTAAAACTAAAGCAATGATACATTTTTCAATCCATAACGCAATACAGTAAAATTAATTACCCGAAATGCGTTTTTTCATTTCTGCCATTTTTTTAGGCAACTCGGGCAACATTATTTCAAACAATGCAGTTTTTTCATCTCCTAATTCCTTTTTTAATGTT contains the following coding sequences:
- a CDS encoding response regulator, whose protein sequence is MDLLRNTKEKPRILLVEDNPGDIRLTQEAFKESSLDIQMDVVTDGEMALDFLFKRGRFSDSSKPDIVLLDLNLPKKNGIEVLKEVKTDTHLKKTPVIVLTTSDADHDISKAYSLHANCYILKPVDFDDFARVIKLIEAYWFNTVQLNYD